A window from Esox lucius isolate fEsoLuc1 chromosome 16, fEsoLuc1.pri, whole genome shotgun sequence encodes these proteins:
- the zgc:162780 gene encoding putative methyltransferase DDB_G0268948, with product MAHRLFEDKEHAASYWKYRVSPSPQLIEEIVSFLKKRRDVQPCDLAVDVGCGSGQGTRLLAPHFSTVVGTDVSPAQLGVALKHAADTNVSYRQCPAEELPFADSSVDLVTAMCAFHWFDRPRFLQEAHRILKPKGCLALLSYTADMELHYRDCYHALNAICKEFYAALLPYRDPYLGPCSFSLYRQTYLSITYTDKEWQECKRMKKSMPLSSYMGMMESFSSYQTLLKKDPEEARRLSTDITSRLLAVMGVTSPETEVVVGVRYFYLLACKQAD from the exons ATGGCCCATCGTCTATTTGAAGATAAGGAACATGCTGCCTCCTACTGGAAGTACCGAGTCTCACCTTCACCTCAGCTCATTGAAGAAATAGTATCCTTCCTGAAGAAAAGG AGGGACGTGCAGCCATGTGACTTGGCAGTAGATGTGGGCTGTGGCTCAGGTCAGGGAACCCGGCTCCTGGCTCCTCACTTCTCCACGGTGGTGGGGACTGATGTCAGCCCTGCCCAGCTGGGGGTGGCCCTGAAGCATGCCGCCGACACGAACGTCTCCTACAG GCAGTGTCCGGCTGAAGAGCTGCCCTTTGCAGACAGCTCAGTGGACCTGGTGACGGCCATGTGTGCCTTTCACTGGTTCGACCGGCCGCGCTTTCTTCAGGAAGCCCACAGGATCTTAAAGCCCAAGGGCTGCCTGGCTCTGCTCAGCTACACCGCGGACATGGAGCTCCACTACAGGGACTGCTACCACGCGCTCAACGCCATCTGCAAGGAG TTCtatgctgctctccttccataTCGTGACCCTTATTTGGGCCCGTGCTCGTTCAGTCTTTACAGACAGACTTACCTGTCCATCACTTACACGGACAAAGAGTG GCAGGAGTGTAAGCGGATGAAGAAGTCCATGCCTCTGTCCAGCTACATGGGCATGATGGAGTCCTTCTCCAGCTACCAGACTCTTCTGAAGAAAGACCCAGAGGAGGCCAGAAGACTGTCCACGGACATCACCAGCAG actcCTGGCTGTGATGGGGGTGACTTCCCCAGAGACGGAGGTTGTGGTGGGAGTCAGGTATTTCTACCTATTGGCCTGCAAGCAAGCAGACTGA